A single region of the Panthera tigris isolate Pti1 chromosome B1, P.tigris_Pti1_mat1.1, whole genome shotgun sequence genome encodes:
- the CXCL10 gene encoding C-X-C motif chemokine 10, whose protein sequence is MNQRAVLIFCLIFLTLSGTQGIPLSRTPRCTCIKISELSVNLRSLEKLEVIPASHFCPRVEIIATMKKNGEKTCLNPESKTIKNLVKAISKERSKRSP, encoded by the exons ATGAACCAACGAGCtgttcttattttctgtcttatctTTCTGACTCTGAGTGGAACTCAAG GAATACCTCTCTCTAGAACACCACGCTGTACCTGTATCAAGATTAGTGAACTATCTGTAAATCTAAGGTCCTTAGAAAAACTTGAAGTGATTCCTGCAAGTCACTTTTGTCCACGTGTTGAAATCAT TgctacaatgaaaaagaatggggAGAAAACATGCCTGAATCCAGAGTCTAAGACCATCAAGAATTTAGTGAAAGCAATTAGCAAGGAAAG GTCTAAAAGATCTCCTTGA